A DNA window from Jaculus jaculus isolate mJacJac1 chromosome 1, mJacJac1.mat.Y.cur, whole genome shotgun sequence contains the following coding sequences:
- the LOC123459504 gene encoding small integral membrane protein 10-like protein 2A, translating into MAAALSGLAVRLPRSAAARSYGVFCKGLTRTLLIFFDLAWRLRINFPYLYIVASMMLNVRLQVHIEIH; encoded by the coding sequence ATGGCGGCGGCTCTGTCGGGCCTGGCTGTCCGGCTCCCGCGCTCGGCCGCCGCGCGCTCCTATGGGGTCTTCTGCAAGGGGCTCACCCGCACGCTGCTCATCTTCTTCGACCTGGCTTGGAGGCTGCGCATCAActtcccctacctgtacatcgtgGCGTCCATGATGCTCAACGTGCGCCTGCAGGTTCATATTGAAATCCACTGA